Genomic DNA from Thermus amyloliquefaciens:
TTTACCGAGTTGGATGTCCTGAGGGCCTTGGAGTGGGGCCGGGAGCTGGCCATCTACCCCGAGGACCAAAGGATGCTGGTCCTGGGCTACATGGTCTTTCCTCCCCGGTTGAAGCTCCCCCTGCACGTGGTCCTGGAGTACGCCACCCCGAGGCATGTGGACATCGTGACCGCCTTCATCCCCAAGGAGCCTTACCGGGTCTACTCCCGGGCCCGGCTGGCGGCCATCGTGCGCTTTGACGGGGCCCTCGAGGAGGTCCGCTGGAGCCAGCCTTGGCACCTCTACCCGGCCTGGGAGTAGGCGTTCATAAGGGGTTCACGGAGAGAGGCTACCCGGTTCACCGACCTTCCCGCGGGCTGGGGTTCGGCCTTAGGGCCGGGAGGTGAGTGAAGATGCGAGGCACGCTTTGGACGCTAACTTCAGCGGCGGTGGCGGTGCTTTTGGGAATGGGTGTGGCGCAGGTGGGCGCTTCCCCCCTGATGCCCCAAGAACGCGAGGGGCTCTTGTGGATGCGGGAGGAGGAGAAGCTGGCGAGGGACGTGTACCTGACCTTGGGCAAGCTCTACCCCATCCCGGCCTTCCAGAACATTGCCCGCAGCGAGGAACAACACATGGCCGCGGTGGCGCGCCTGCTCACGGCCTACGGCCTGCCCGATCCGGCCCAAGGTAAGGGCGTGGGCGAGTTCAGCAACCCCGAGCTGGCCCGGCTGTACCAGGAGCTTGTGGTCAAGGGGCAGGCTTCCCTCCAGGCCGCCTTGGCGGTGGGGGCCTACTTAGAG
This window encodes:
- a CDS encoding DUF4258 domain-containing protein; protein product: MRKLRRLEDLLPHLREGRYRLGPHVAKHMLQEGFTELDVLRALEWGRELAIYPEDQRMLVLGYMVFPPRLKLPLHVVLEYATPRHVDIVTAFIPKEPYRVYSRARLAAIVRFDGALEEVRWSQPWHLYPAWE
- a CDS encoding DUF2202 domain-containing protein encodes the protein MPQEREGLLWMREEEKLARDVYLTLGKLYPIPAFQNIARSEEQHMAAVARLLTAYGLPDPAQGKGVGEFSNPELARLYQELVVKGQASLQAALAVGAYLEELDIQDLRVRLAQTQRPDIVAVYQNLMQGSWNHLRAFAGNLSAITKEPYRAQLLSQAEVDAALKRSPGRP